A segment of the Catenuloplanes nepalensis genome:
CGAGGTGGAGGCGCCGGCCGAGAGCGAATTCGCGTCGATCAACAGCGCGGCCACGTTGCCGCCGAGCCCGGCGACCAGGTAGAGCGCGAGGAACCGCACCGGGCCGAGCGCGGCCTCCAGCTGCCGGCCGAGGATCCACAGCGCCCACATGTTCATCAGCAGATGCAGGATCCCGAAGTGGATGAACATGGCGGTGAACAGCCGGTAGTAGCCGCCGTCCCAGACGCCGGGGAAGACCGTGCCGAACTCCGGGAAGGCGCCGTCCGCCACGCCGCCGTCGGCGAGCACCGTGATCGTCGGGCCGACCACCGCGCCGGCGTAGTGGAGGATCGAGGCGCCGCTGAACAGCCCGTCGCCGACCAGCGCGTTCATCCCGGAGAAGACCACGCCGAGCACGGCGGCCAGGATGTTGAGCCCGATCAGCGTGGTCGTGACGACTCCGGCACGACCGGCCGCGCTCCCGCCGAAGGCGGTGCGGACCGGCCGCTGCGTACGTCTTCCCTCGGCCACGCACTCCGGGCACTGGTGGCCGACCGACGCCTCGTTCATGCAGTCGGGGCATATCGATCGGTCGCACCGGGTGCACCGGACATACGTCTCCCGGCCGGGATGCCGGTAGCAGACCGGGACGGTCGCCGGAACGTCACTCATACGATCAAAAGTACGTCAGATCAGCCAACGCGCTCGATCTCGACCTTCTCGATGACCACGTCCTGCTTCGGACGGTCCATCGGGCCGGTCGGCGTGGTGGCGATCGAGTCGACCACGCGCGCGGACTGGTCGTCGGCCACCTGGCCGAAGATGGTGTGCCGGTGGTTCAGGTGCGGCGTCGGCGACACCGTGATGAAGAACTGCGAGCCGTTGGTGCCGGGCCCCGCGTTCGCCATCGCGAGCAGGTAGGGCCGGTTGAAGACCAGGTCCGGGTGGAACTCGTCGGCGAACTTGTAGCCGGGACCGCCGGTGCCGGTGCCGGTCGGGTCGCCCATCTGGACCATGAAGCCGCTGATCACCCGGTGCGAGATGGTGCCGTCGTAGTACGGGCCCTGGCCGGGCTGGCCGGTGCGCGGGTCCGTCCACTCCTTGGTGCCCTCGGCCAGCTCTACGAAGTTGGCCACCGTCTTCGGGGCGTGCAGCGGAAACAGCTCGAGCCGGATCGCACCGTGGTTGGTGTGCAGGGTGGCATATACAGCCTGGGCCACGGGTACTCCTTCGTCGGTTGGACAGTTCAGTTTCCAAGCGGATCCTCCCATGTACGAGTTCCGCCTACACGGCGGCACCCGAAGGGGCAGGATCACCACAGGGACAGACACCCTTTCGGAGGTGGGGCTGGTGTTCGGTATCGGGCGAAGCAAAACCCGCAGCCAGATGGTCCGGGAAGAGCTCGAAGAGGGCCTGGATCACCTGAGGCAGGCTGCCACGCACGCGGCGGAGGGCGTCGGTGCGACGGTCGGCCCGCGGGTGCACGCCGCGCGCGAGGTCGTGACACCGGCCGCCAGCCGTGCGCGCAACGCGGCCGCCGGCGGGATCGCGGCGTTCACCCCGCTGGCCATGTCGGCCGCGGACGGCGCGCGACAGACCGGGAAGCAGACCCGGCGGATGAAGCGGAAGAACGCCAAGGCGCTGCGCCGCGCCGTCGGCCGTGAGGAGCGAGGCATGTCGCGGAACCGCAAGCTGACCGGTTTGCTGATGATCGGCGTCGCCGCCGGCGTGGCCGGTTCGATGATCATGCGTAAGCGGCGGCAGCGCGAAGAGGACCAGTGGACCACCCACGAGTCCAGCACCGCGCGCAGCGCCACCGACGCGGCCCGGCAGATGACCGAGAACGCGAAGCACATGTCCGAGACCGCGAAGGACAGTCTTCAGTCGGCCCAGGGGGCGGTAGCCGGGAGGATCGCGTCGGCGACCGAGTCGGCGAAGCACAGCGTGATCAGCGCGGCGGAGACCGCGAAGAGCACGGCCACGAGCGCGATGCACTCCGGCTCCTCCGACAAGGACAGCGGCAAGGACCAGGACAAGCAGCCGACCGCGGACCGGATCGCCGTGTCCGACCGGCTGTCCGCTGACCCGCAGTCGCCGGCCTCGTCGCCGGCCTCGTCGATCCGGCCGGCCGGCATGGCGGGCGCGACCGGGATGGCCGGTGCGGGCAACAAGACGCACGGCGACCCGATCACCGGCCCGGACCGCTGGCCGAACGGCTGAAATCATCGTGAAACCGGCCTGGGGGTACGCGTACCCCCAGGCCGGTCTCTGTCTGTTCTAGAGCCAGCCGTTGCGCCGGAACAGGCGGTAGAGCGTGCCCGATGTGATCACCAAAAGCATGATCAGGATGGGGTACGAGTAGCGCCACTTCAGCTCCGGCATGAAATCGAAGTTCATGCCGTAGATGCCCGCGGCAGCGGTCCACACCGTGGCGATCGCGGCCCACGAAGCGATCTTCCGCATGTCGTTGTTCTGGTCGACCGAGACCTGGGCCAGCCGCGCCTGGAGGATCGAGTTGAGCAGGTCGTCGTTGCCGGTGACCTGCTCGATCGTGCGGCTGAGGTGGTCCTGCACGTCCCGGAAGTACCGGCGGATCTCCTTCGGCACCGTGCCACGGCTGGCGTCCGAGGTGAGCGTGAGCAGCGGCCGCTGGAACGGCACCACCGCGCGGCGGAACTCCACCAGTTCGCGCTTCAGCTGGTAGATCGACTGGATGCTGCTGGTGCCGGCGCGTGAGAAGACGTCCTCCTCCAGCGCGTCCAGGTCGTCCTCGATGCCGTCCGCGACCTCGATGTAGTGGTCGACGATCCGGTCCGAGACCGCGTAGGCGACCGCCCACGGGCCCTGGGCCAGCAACTCCTGCCGCGCCTCCAGGTCCGTGCGGACCGGGGAGAGCCGCGACGCGTTGCCGTGCCGCACCGTGATCACGAAGGCCGGGCCGATGAACATCAGCACCTGACCGGTCTCCACCACCTCGGAGTGCTCGGTCAGCCGGCCGTGCTCCAGGTATCGCGCGGTGCGGCAGACCAGGAACACGACGTCGTTGAAGCGCTCCAGCTTCGGGCGCTGCTCCGCCTTGACCGCGTCCTCGACCGCGAGCTCGTGCAGGCCGTACGCCTCGGCGATCGGGGCCATCTCGGCCTCGCTCGGCTCGTGCAGGCCGAGCCAGACGAACGCGTTCGGCTGCTCGCGCGCGGCGGCGAGCGCGGACGCGTAGTCCTGCCGGCCCTCCTGGCGCACGCCGTCGACGTAGAGCGCGCAGTCGACGACCGCGCTGCGCACGACGTCGCGCGCGGGCGTGGGCGGCGGCGAGCCGTCGGCCCCGATGATCCGGGTCATCGCCCGGACCGGCGCCGTCCAGGTTCGGGAGCGGCCCCCCGAGTGTCCGTTGCCGCCGGCCGCCGGATTGTTCCGCTCAGCCATCCGCATTCACCCCCTCTTGATATCCCGAATGGAGGTTACGCGCGGCGCTTCGCCGTCGAATCTCAACGAGGGGGGTGGCGCCGGGTGGACCGGCCGCTTTCGGGGGGTGGGGGGTGCGGTATCGGTCCACCCGGCGCCCCACGACGGGATGCTGCGCGGGGTGCTCCGCCGCTGGCGTGCGTAGACGCGAGGTGAGGGGTGGCGCCGGGTGGACCGGCCGCTTTCGGGGGGTGGGGGGTGCGGTATCGGTCCACCCGGCGCCCCACGACGGGATGCTGCGCGGGGTGCTCCGCCGCTGGCGTGCGTAGACGCGAGGTGAGGGGTGGCGCCGGGTGGACCGGCCGCTTTCGGGGGGTGGGGGGTGCGGTATCGGTCCACCCGGCGCCAAGGGGGCGGGGTTATGTCTATGTGGGCCACCGCATGGCGATCGGCCTCCCGCATTCTGGCCTCAGGCCCGGTCCGAAGGAAACCCCGGACCGGGCCTGACGGCTCATTGTCGTGAATCCGACAGATCAAAAGGGCACCTTTTGGTGCTGTCAGGCGTTAGTGGTCACGGCTTTCAGCCGCGCACCGCGTCGATGGCGGCGGCCAGCCGGCGCACGCCCTCGTCGATCTGGTCCACGGTCACCGCGGAGAACGCCAGCCGCAGCGAGTGCTCGCCGCCCTCCAGCAGGAAGTCCGTGCCCTTCACGACCGCCACGCCGCGCTCGGCCGCGGCCGGGAGCACCTTGTCCACGTGCACGTCGTCCGGCAGGTCGATCCAGAGGAAGTAGCCGCCGTCCGGCTCCGTGAACCGCACGCCCGGGATGTGCGCGCGCAGCGACTCGGCCAGCACCCGGGCCCGCTCGCCGAGCGCCGCGCTCACGGTCGCGATCGAGCGGTCGATGTCGCCGGACACGCAGAACTGGTGCACGATCGCCTCGGACACCATGCCGGGCGAGATGTAGAGGTTGGTCGCGCGCTTCGCGATGTCCGCGATCAGCTTCGCGGGGCCGACCAGGTAACCGACGCGCACGCCCGGGCAGACCGTCTTGGTGAAGCTGGACGCGTGCACGACCACGCCCTCGGTGTCCATCGACAGCATCGACGGCAGCGCCTCGCCGCGGAACCGGATGTCCGCGTACGGGTCGTCCTCGAAGATCGTGAAGCCGAACTCCTTCGCCAGCGCCAGCAGCTCACGGCGGCGCTCCAGGGAGAGCGTCACGCCGGCCGGGTTCTGGTAGTTCGGGATGATGTGGGCGAGCGTCGGGCGCACGCCGGACTCCAGCAGCGTGCGCAGCTCCGCGGTGTCGATGCCGTCCGCGTCCAGCGTCACCTGGTGCACCTTGCCGCCCAGGTTCTGCAGGTTGAGCAGCGTCCGGTCGTACGTCGGCTTCTCCACCACGACCGCGTCGCCGGCGGAGACCAGGTGGTCGAAGAGGAACGCGTCGGCCTGCAGCGAGCCGTTCGTGATCAGCACCTGCTCCGGCGTGACGCCGTGCTTCTCCGCGATCCACTTCCGGAGCGGGACGTAACCGACCGAGGTGCCGTAGGCGGAGATGCCCGCCGGGTCGGCGTCGAACGCGCGCACCGCCGCGGCCTTGAGACCCTCGATGTCCACGATGTCGAGGGAGGGGGCGCCACGGGCGAAGGAGATCAGCTGCTCAGCGGTCATGCGCTACAGCTTACGAGCCGGGCATGATCTTCCCCACGCCCATTCCCGCCTGGTGAAAGGCCCGGAGAAAGCCCGGAAGAAGCGGGGATGACGGGGGCGCCGGCCGCAGGAAACGACCGGCTCCACCCGTACCCTCGGGAGGTTTTCGATGTTGCTTTCCGTGGTCCGGCCTCGTCGTACCGTCAGGTGGTCTCCATGGCCTTTTCCCGCGCCCAGACGCGCATGATGTCGCGGACCGAGATCACGCCGAGGACCTCGTCCTCGTCCAGCACGACCAGGTGCCGGAAACCGCCGCGGGCCATCGCGAGCGCGGCCTCCTCCAGTGTCCAGCGGGGACTCGCGTAGACGACGTCCCAGGTCAGGTGGGCTCCGATGCGTTCGGTGTCGGGGTCCAGCCCGGCGCCGATCGCCTTGAGTAGGTCACGTTCCGTCATGATTCCCACGCCCTCCGCGTCCGGGTCGAGGATGACGGCGGATCCGATGCCGCGGTCGGCCATCATCGTGGCCGCCTGGCGGAGTGTGTGTTCGGGCCCCAGCGTGAGGACCAGAGTGGACATGGCATCGCGAACGTGCATGGCGCATCTCCCTTGATACGGCTGCTGTTCGTGCTGCCCCCCATGGTCGCGAATCCGCAGGCGGAGCGGCAAGAGAGAATCCGCAGGCGGAGCGGCAGGAGAGCGACGTTCCGCTAATCTCTCGTCGTGACCGCACCACCCGAGCCACCCCAGCCACCCGAGCCACCCGAGCCATCCGAGCCATCCGAGCCATCCGAGCCGTCCGAGCCGTCCGGCCGGTCGGCCGCGGACCCGCTGCTCTGTGCCGGTGCGCTGATCGTCGACGACGACGGCCGGATCTTCGTGCAGCGGCGGTCGGCGGACCGGCGGCTGTTCCCGGACACGTGGGACGTCGTCGGCGGGCACGTGGAAGCGGGGGAGAGCGTCGAGGAGGCGCTGCACCGCGAGGTCCGCGAGGAGACCGGCTGGGTCGTGTCGCACGTGCTGGGCACGGTCGGCGAGCACACCTGGAAGGGTGACGACGGGCTCCACCGGCTGGAGACCGACTACCTCTGCCGGGTGGACGGCGACCTGACCCGGCCGCGGCTGGAGACGGGCAAGCACACCGAGTTCGCATGGATCACCGAGGCCGAGCTGGACCTGCTGACCGAGAACCGGCCGGACGACGACACCATCCGGCGGATCGTCGCGGACGGGTTCTCGATGTTGAGGGTGTTCGGTTTCTGACGGTCGATCGTTGTTCCCGTTATGGGAATGATCGGTCTCGTGCTCGCCGCCGGTGCCGGACGACGTCTGCGCCCGTACACCGACGAGCTGCCGAAGGCGCTGGTCCCGGTGGACGGTGAGACCACGATCCTGGACATCGCGCTGCGCAACCTCGCGTCCGTGGGCCTGTGCGACGTCACGGTCGTGGTGGGTTATCGCGCCGGCGCCGTCCTGTCCCGTGTTGAGGATCTTGAAACCCGCCACGGGGTACGGCTGACGCTCGTACACAACGACCGGGCCGAGGAGTGGAACAACGCGTACTCGCTGTGGTGTGCTCGTGATCACTTCGCCGACGGTGCGCTGCTGGTCAACGGCGACACCGTGCACCCGGTGAGCGTGCAGAAGGCGCTGCTCGCCGCGCAGGGCCCGTCGATCGTGCTGGCGCTGGACACCGCGAAGCGACTCGCCGACGAGGAGATGAAAGCCGATTTCTCGGCCGACGGGCGTCTCAGGCGCATCACCAAGCTGATGGACCCGGGCGCCGCGACCGGCGAGTACATCGGCGTCTCGCTCATCTCCCCGGCCGCGGCCGGCGGGCTCGCGGACGCGCTGGAGACGGTCTGGCGCCGCGACCCGAACCTCTACTACGAGGACGGCTTCCAGGAGTACGCCGACCGGGGCGGCGCGATCCGGCACGCGGACATCGGCGACGTCCCCTGGGTCGAGGTGGACGACCACCACGACCTGGCGCGCGCCCGGGCCATCGCATGCCGTTACTAGCCCGCACCATCCTCACGCCGCTGCACGTCGACGTGCGGCGCGGCGCCGTCGCCGACCTCGGCCGGATCCTCGCGGACGGCCGGATATCCGCCGGCGGTGACGTGGCCGTGGTGGTCGGGCACGGCGTCGGCGCGCAGGTCGCCGACCTGATCCGGCCCAGCCTCGGCGCGGCCGACATCTTCACCGTCGCGGGCGGCACGCTGGACAGCGCGAACGAGCTGGCCGCGAAGCTGCGCGCCCGGTCGTACGACGCGGTGGCCGGCATCGGCGGCGGCACCACGCTGGACACCGCGAAGTACGCGGCCACCCGATACGGCATCCCGATGGTGTCCGTCGCCACCAGCCTCGCCAACGACGGCATCGGCTCGCCGGTCGCCAGCCTGGTCAACGACGGGATCAAGGGCTCGTACGGCGTGCACATCCCGATCGCGGTCATCGTCGACCTGGACTTCGTCGAGGCCGGCCCGTCCCGCTACAACCGCGGCGGCATCGGCGACGTGCTCAGCAACCTCAGCGCGGTCGCGGACTGGGAGCTGGCCCGGGACGTCCGCGGCGAACCGGTCGACGGACTGTCCGCGTCGCTGGCCCGGACCGGCGCGGAGGCGCTGCTGCGCCACCCCGGCGACATGACCGACGACGGCTTCGTCACCGTGCTCGCCGAGGGCCTGATCGCCAGCGGGCTGGCGATGGCCGTGTCCGGCTCCAGCCGCCCGTGCAGCGGCGGCTGCCACGAGATCATGCACGCGGTCGACGTGCTCAACCCCGGCACCGGCTCGCACGGCGAACTGGCCGGCATGGGCGCGCTGTTCTGCACGTTCCTGCGCGGCGACGAGCCCCGCTTCCGTGCCATGTCCGCCTGCCTCGCCCGGCACGAGCTGCACCGCACGCACCGGGACTTCGGCCTGAGCGACGAGCAGTTCGTGGACGTGATCGGCTTCGCGCCACGCACCCGCCCCGACCGCTACACGATCCTCGAACACCTGGACATGGGCACGAAGGAGATTCGCACGCGGCTGGCAGACTACGTTGATGCAGTCCAGCGCTCCTGAGCACCAGCCGGCCGAGTCCGACTTCTACCGCGTCAACCGCGGCGGCGGCCTCTACAGCGAGGCGGTCAGCCAGCGACTCGGCGCGAAGCTCGCGCTCTTCGGCTACCGCAAGAAGCTCGCGCCGACCACGCTCACCATCTTCAACCTCGGCATCAGCGCGGTCGTGTCCGCGCTGGTCATCGCGACCGCCGGCCCGGTGGCGGCCGGCGAGGTGCCCGGCGTCGTGATCGGCCTGATCGCGCTGGCCGGCTGGCAGCTCGCCTACGCCTTCGACTGCGCCGACGGCCAGCTCGCCCGGGTCACCGGCCAGACCAGCCCGGACGGCGCCCGCGTCGACGTGCTCTGCGACGTGGCCGGCCAGATCGCGCTGGTCGCCGCGCTCTCCGCCACCGCGGTCGCCCAGGAACCGGAGACCCCGGCATGGCTGATCGGCCTCTTCGCCGGCGGCTGGATGGTCAACCTGATCACCTCGGTCATGTCCACCGGCCCGCAGGCCGCCAGCATGCTGAAGTCCAACACGCTCCCGATCCGCATCGTCAAGCTGGTCCGCGACTACGGCGCCATCATCGCCGTGGCCGGCATCGTCCTCACCGTCGCACCGATCGCCATGGTCTGGTTCATCGGCATCTTCACCCTGATCAACGGCGCCTTCCTCCTCACCAGCATCGCCTTCAGCGCCCGCAACGCCCTACGCGAACATGACCTCCCCCGCTCCTGACCAGCGCGGCCGGCTCGCGTGGGCCGCGCGAGCCGGTCTCACCCGTCGGGGGGATGAACAGGCCCCCGATCAAGACCCCTGATGCCGTACGGTCGCCCGATACTTCCGACGGCTGGGGTGACACACCGTGCACGCGAGCGTTCACGCCGGTCTGCACGGCGAGGGCTTCATCTACGCGCTGGCCTGTGCGGCCGGCTTCACCACCGCGAAGATGAACCTGGACGTCGACGGCGTCGACTGGCAGATCGCTCACCCGGGCCCCAAGGGGACCGTAAGGTCGCCGAAGATCGAGTGCCAGGTGAAGGCGCGATCCGCGCCTGAGCTTCGAGACGACTGCTTTCAGCTCCGGCTTGACGCCGGCGGATACAACAAGATCGCTGGTGAGGGCTTTCGGATACCTCGCTTTCTCTTCCTGGTCGCCGTTCCCGACGAGATCAGCGGGTACGCCGTCTGCACTCACGACGCCATGCGGCTCGGAACAGCGGGATACTGGCTGGCGATGGCCGACAAACCGGTCGTGCCCATCGGAGAGGAACACCCGAAGACCATCGTTCTGAGCGTGCCGAGACGGAACCTGCTGACCGTGCACAGTCTCGGTGCACTGCTCGCCGGCGACCTGGAGGGAGCGAAGTCATGATCGACGCGCATGTGACCGATCGTGCTGCTCTTGCCGCTCGTTCCCCCGGTGAGCTCGCGCTTTATCTGCGGTCCAGGGCGTGGCAGATCCGCGATCGCGACGCGACAGGCGCGTACTGGGTGCTCGTCGCCGGCGGCGAGGAGTTCGAGGCGCTCCAGCCCACCGACGCCGGTCTGCGCGATTACGGCGCCCGCGTGCTCGACGTGCTGCGCGTGCTGTCGATCGTCGAGGATCGATCGGAGTTGGATGTCCTCCGGGACATGACCAACGTCTCCATGGACATCCACACGGTACGGACCTTCCCCGTCGACAGCCCGCCCGGCATGATCGGGCTGGACGACGGCGTGCAGGCGCTGGAGAGCGTCCGCAACCTCGTCCTAGCGGCCGCTTACTCGGTCGGCGCCGAGCAGCAGAAGGCGGTACAGCCCGCCCGCAAACCAGCCGAGGTGCTGAGGTTCCTCCGCGACGTCCGCATCGGGCCGAGCGCCGAGGGCAGCTTTGTGATGAGCGTGCACACGCCCATACCGCCGCGCCTGACCTCGGGCCATGCCGATGACGCGGATGATGGGCTGGAGCCGTCGGAGCCGTTCCAGCGCAGGGTGACGCTCCGCCTCTACGACGCGGTCGTCGCGGCTCGGGACGCCGCGAATGAGGCTCTGGTCAGCCCCGATGGGCTGGATGCCTTCACGGCATCCGTGCGACACGGGATGAGCGCGAATCTGTGTGAGGCGCTGGTCGGCATCGGCGGCGGTTCCGGGCACCCGTTCGAGATCTCCCTCTCCCTCGCGCCGTCCCGTCCGATGCTGCGCCGGCGACTGAGTCCGATTCGCTTCCGGCGCGACCATCTGCCGGTGCTCACCGCTGCCGCGCAGGAGTTGAGGGAGCGGATCGCGGAGGACGGCGTCACCGTCTTCGGCAATGTGGTCCGGCTGCACCGGGTGGGCACCGGCTCCGGCGAGATCAGCATCGCCGGCACCGTCGAGGGCGACGACCGGCTGCGCCGATTCTGGACACACCTGCCGGAGCAGGACTATCTGCAGGCCACCCGCGCTCACGAACAGATGCTCGGCGTCTCCGTCCGCGGCGACCTGCTTCGCCGCGGCACGCGGCTCTACCTGAAGAATCCGGTCGCCTTCCGGACGCTTCCGGAAGGCGACACGGACGAGGGCTGAGGCGTCAGCCGCGGACCGGGATGATGGCGGAGGAGCCGAGGAGGCGGCCGTTGGGGGCGAAGGCGTCGGCGCGGAGGTACTCCGGGTCGGTGGGGACGGTGAGGGCGGTTTCGAAGCCGGTGCGGTCGCCCTCGGCGACGACGCCGAGGCTGCCGGGCTGGCTGCCGGCGCGGATCTGCCAGGTCTCGACCTCGGTGGCGCCGTTCCAGCTGGCGTAGGCGACGAGTTTGCCGGCCTCGCGGCGCAACCCGACGGCGGGCTGGTCGGCGGGCTCGGCGGTCCACGTGGCGCGGTGCGCGCGGTACGACTGGCTGTCCGAGGGGAGCCGGCCGTCGAAGAGCACGGTGCCGTCCTCGGCGAACTCGGTGAAGTACGGCAGCTCGCCCCAGCCGACGAACGAGCCGCCGTCCGGCCGCTCCTCCATGCTGCCCTGGGTGGGCGCGGAGAGGCGGCGCGGGTGCACGTACTCGTGGACCAGCTCGGCCGTGCCGGCCTTCTCGTCCAGGGAGAGGATCAGGCCGCGGGAACGGTCGTGCTCCTTGGTGATGCCGGCCGCGTTGTCGAAGAGACCGATCGTGCCGTCGCTGCGCCGCCGCGCGTCGTGCTGCCAGGAGAACACGGCCTCCGGGGGGAGCCGGAAGTCGCTCTTCTTGCCGCCGAGCCGCCAGATCACGTCCCCGGTGGACCGGTCCACCTTGTAGACGGTCCAGGTGTGCCGGGCGGAGATGAGCAGGTTGCCGTCGGTGTCCTCGGCCACGGAGTTCGCGTGGAAGTAGTCGTACGGCAGCAGCGCGGAGTCGCCGGCCGGCAGCGGCGCGTACGACTCGTCGAACGGCACGTGCTCGCTGGCCCGCCACTCCAGGACCAGCCGCCCGGTGGCGATGTCGACCTCCTGGAGCACGCCGTCGTGCAGCGCGCCGGCGGCCGGCCCGCCGACCGAGGTGAGGTCGGCGGAGATCGGGCGGTAGACCCAGAACAGCGCGGTCCCCCGGGAGGTGATCTTCAGGTCGTGCTGGTCGGCCTGGGTGACGCCGTCCGCGCGGATCCGGGTGACCTCGCGGTAGCGGTTGTCGAAGATGACGAACTCGCCCTGCCCTATGCCGAGCCCACCGGTCCCGCCGATCAGCCCTTCCCACCAGGTCAGCACCGGCTTGTCCTGATACTGCTGGACCTTGAGGTCGATGGCGACCGTGGCCGGCGCGGGCACCGGGCGGAACCACACCGGCACACCGTTCGTGTCCACGATCAGCGTGCCGAACTGACCGCGTCCCTGCGCGGGCGTGAGGAACACGTGCCCCTCGGCGGGGTCCGGCGCCGGCGTGGAGACCACCACCCGCTGCACGTGCAGGTCGGGCCGGGAGATGAAGTTGAGCAGGTTGTCCGCGCCGCCGGCCTCGGAACCGCGGTTCGCCTCGCGCGCGGAGTCCGCGCCGATCACGAATCCGGCGCCGCAACCGGCCAGGCCGGCGGCCGCGAGCCCGCCGCCCGCGATCAGGAGTTGCCGCCGGGACCAGCGGCGTGGCGGCTCGGGCAGCGTGTCCGGCATCGCGCTGATGGGGGAGGGAGGAATCATGCCGGTTCCCGTCACGAGTAGCGACCTTCCCGGTGAAGCCGCAGATTACGCTCACACATTGCGCAGAAGCCCGTCGTACACGTCGAGCAGGCGGCGGGTCACCACCTGCGGATGGAACGTCGAGGAGTACCGCGCCCGCGCCGTGGCCGTCAGGGCGGCCGCGCCGTCCCGGGCGGCGGGCAGCGCCGCGGCCAGCTCCGCCGCGTCCGCCCGGACCACCCAGCCGGCGTCCCCGACCAGGTAGGGGATGCCGCCGAGCGCGGTGCCGAGCACCGGCCGGCCGGCGGCCAGCGCCTCGATCGTCACCGTTGGAAGCACATCGTGCCAGGTCGACACCGTGAGGACCACCGCCGTCCGGCGCAGGGCCGCGCGCACGCCGTCCCGGTCCAGCACGCCGAGGTACTCCACGTCCGCGCGGGCGGCCGCCGCGGCTTCCACCTCCGGGCGCAGCTCGCCGTCGCCCGCGATCCGCAGCGTGCCCAGCGAGCCGTCCGGGTGCCGGCGCCACGCGTCCAGCAGCAGGCCGAGGCCCTTCTCCGGGGAGAGCCGGGCCAGGAAGAGGAAGCCGTCGCCGGGTGGTGCGGGCGGACCCGGGTCGGGCACCGCGTTCGGCTTGACCACGATGGAGGCGGGTGGCACGCCGTACCCCCGCAGATGGTCCTTGATCGCGGTGGTCAGCGCGATGAAGCGGTCGACCGTGCGCCAGGTGGGGCGGTGCACCGCGAGCGCGGTGGCCATCACCGCGCTCTGCGCCCGCGAGCCCCGGTAGCAGCCGTGCACGATCGCGGGCAGCGGGAACGTCCTGTCCCGGCACTCCGTGCAGATCCGTCCGTCCCGGAAGAACAGGCCGGGCGCGCAGACCTGCCGGTAGTTGTGCACGGTCTGCACCACCGGGACGCCGTGCCGGTGCGCGGTGCGGACGATCCAGGGCGAGATCAGCGGGTACGGATTGTGCAGGTGCACCACGTCCGGGCGATGCGCGCGAAGCACACCGGCGAGCTCCCGCTGCGCGGCCGGCGCGTAGATCGGCGAGATCGGCAGCAGCGCCCTGCTCGCGACCGACATCCCGGGGATCTCGTCCGAGCTGCGGATGAACGGCAGCACCTCGACGCCCGCATCGGACAGCTGCGC
Coding sequences within it:
- a CDS encoding rhomboid family intramembrane serine protease, whose translation is MSDVPATVPVCYRHPGRETYVRCTRCDRSICPDCMNEASVGHQCPECVAEGRRTQRPVRTAFGGSAAGRAGVVTTTLIGLNILAAVLGVVFSGMNALVGDGLFSGASILHYAGAVVGPTITVLADGGVADGAFPEFGTVFPGVWDGGYYRLFTAMFIHFGILHLLMNMWALWILGRQLEAALGPVRFLALYLVAGLGGNVAALLIDANSLSAGASTSIFGLFAALFVLLRRLGRDTSSVLPILIVNLVITFVVPNISIAGHVGGLVVGGLAAAALAYAPARNRGLIQGGALGLIFVILAVLALTAST
- a CDS encoding peptidylprolyl isomerase, which codes for MAQAVYATLHTNHGAIRLELFPLHAPKTVANFVELAEGTKEWTDPRTGQPGQGPYYDGTISHRVISGFMVQMGDPTGTGTGGPGYKFADEFHPDLVFNRPYLLAMANAGPGTNGSQFFITVSPTPHLNHRHTIFGQVADDQSARVVDSIATTPTGPMDRPKQDVVIEKVEIERVG
- the corA gene encoding magnesium/cobalt transporter CorA; translation: MAERNNPAAGGNGHSGGRSRTWTAPVRAMTRIIGADGSPPPTPARDVVRSAVVDCALYVDGVRQEGRQDYASALAAAREQPNAFVWLGLHEPSEAEMAPIAEAYGLHELAVEDAVKAEQRPKLERFNDVVFLVCRTARYLEHGRLTEHSEVVETGQVLMFIGPAFVITVRHGNASRLSPVRTDLEARQELLAQGPWAVAYAVSDRIVDHYIEVADGIEDDLDALEEDVFSRAGTSSIQSIYQLKRELVEFRRAVVPFQRPLLTLTSDASRGTVPKEIRRYFRDVQDHLSRTIEQVTGNDDLLNSILQARLAQVSVDQNNDMRKIASWAAIATVWTAAAGIYGMNFDFMPELKWRYSYPILIMLLVITSGTLYRLFRRNGWL
- a CDS encoding aminotransferase-like domain-containing protein, which codes for MTAEQLISFARGAPSLDIVDIEGLKAAAVRAFDADPAGISAYGTSVGYVPLRKWIAEKHGVTPEQVLITNGSLQADAFLFDHLVSAGDAVVVEKPTYDRTLLNLQNLGGKVHQVTLDADGIDTAELRTLLESGVRPTLAHIIPNYQNPAGVTLSLERRRELLALAKEFGFTIFEDDPYADIRFRGEALPSMLSMDTEGVVVHASSFTKTVCPGVRVGYLVGPAKLIADIAKRATNLYISPGMVSEAIVHQFCVSGDIDRSIATVSAALGERARVLAESLRAHIPGVRFTEPDGGYFLWIDLPDDVHVDKVLPAAAERGVAVVKGTDFLLEGGEHSLRLAFSAVTVDQIDEGVRRLAAAIDAVRG
- a CDS encoding CBS domain-containing protein translates to MHVRDAMSTLVLTLGPEHTLRQAATMMADRGIGSAVILDPDAEGVGIMTERDLLKAIGAGLDPDTERIGAHLTWDVVYASPRWTLEEAALAMARGGFRHLVVLDEDEVLGVISVRDIMRVWAREKAMETT
- a CDS encoding NUDIX hydrolase, which gives rise to MTAPPEPPQPPEPPEPSEPSEPSEPSEPSGRSAADPLLCAGALIVDDDGRIFVQRRSADRRLFPDTWDVVGGHVEAGESVEEALHREVREETGWVVSHVLGTVGEHTWKGDDGLHRLETDYLCRVDGDLTRPRLETGKHTEFAWITEAELDLLTENRPDDDTIRRIVADGFSMLRVFGF
- a CDS encoding phosphocholine cytidylyltransferase family protein, with product MIGLVLAAGAGRRLRPYTDELPKALVPVDGETTILDIALRNLASVGLCDVTVVVGYRAGAVLSRVEDLETRHGVRLTLVHNDRAEEWNNAYSLWCARDHFADGALLVNGDTVHPVSVQKALLAAQGPSIVLALDTAKRLADEEMKADFSADGRLRRITKLMDPGAATGEYIGVSLISPAAAGGLADALETVWRRDPNLYYEDGFQEYADRGGAIRHADIGDVPWVEVDDHHDLARARAIACRY
- a CDS encoding iron-containing alcohol dehydrogenase family protein; translated protein: MPLLARTILTPLHVDVRRGAVADLGRILADGRISAGGDVAVVVGHGVGAQVADLIRPSLGAADIFTVAGGTLDSANELAAKLRARSYDAVAGIGGGTTLDTAKYAATRYGIPMVSVATSLANDGIGSPVASLVNDGIKGSYGVHIPIAVIVDLDFVEAGPSRYNRGGIGDVLSNLSAVADWELARDVRGEPVDGLSASLARTGAEALLRHPGDMTDDGFVTVLAEGLIASGLAMAVSGSSRPCSGGCHEIMHAVDVLNPGTGSHGELAGMGALFCTFLRGDEPRFRAMSACLARHELHRTHRDFGLSDEQFVDVIGFAPRTRPDRYTILEHLDMGTKEIRTRLADYVDAVQRS